A single region of the Hypanus sabinus isolate sHypSab1 chromosome 21, sHypSab1.hap1, whole genome shotgun sequence genome encodes:
- the neurog3 gene encoding neurogenin-3: MPPKTDCSPLSFTSDRGQFSPLSEDESSSFECSSVVLSPESTPTPCLGSGDKAGGLRSRKDGQGTSESRRKKTRSRARIKSEASAIRQRKNRRMKANDRERNRMHNLNDALDALRCVLPTFPDDAKLTKIETLRFAHNYIWALTEALRMAEQGRQAYVPNSRGPSFELASSPGLCPPSPSSSDWECPHSAESLSPHSSADEMFVSAQQERTHSLHSPPFAGFV; this comes from the coding sequence ATGCCTCCTAAAACCGATTGCTCGCCCCTGTCCTTCACCAGCGACCGAGGACAATTCTCTCCTCTCTCCGAGGACGAAAGCAGCTCGTTCGAGTGCAGCAGTGTGGTTCTGTCTCCGGAGAGTACTCCGACTCCCTGCCTGGGCtccggggacaaggcaggaggctTGCGCAGCCGGAAGGACGGGCAGGGCACCTCGGAGAGCAGGAGGAAAAAAACGAGGAGCCGCGCCAGGATTAAGAGCGAGGCCTCGGCCATCAGGCAGAGGAAGAACCGGCGCATGAAAGCTAACGACCGGGAACGCAACCGCATGCATAACCTGAACGATGCGCTGGACGCGCTCAGGTGCGTCCTGCCCACATTCCCGGATGATGCCAAGTTGACAAAAATCGAAACGCTCCGCTTCGCCCACAACTACATCTGGGCACTGACCGAAGCTCTGAGGATGGCTGAGCAAGGGCGACAGGCTTACGTGCCCAACAGCAGAGGGCCCTCCTTCGAGCTAGCCAGCTCCCCGGGCCTCTGCCCGCCCTCGCCCTCCTCCTCGGACTGGGAATGCCCACACTCCGCCGAGTCTCTGAGCCCCCACAGCTCGGCAGACGAAATGTTTGTGTCGGCACAGCAGGAGCGCACGCACTCGCTGCACAGCCCTCCCTTCGCCGGCTTCGTTTGA